A stretch of the Aminipila terrae genome encodes the following:
- a CDS encoding S8 family peptidase, producing the protein MNDDTLYDKDVVDFMIRKGCYYESFILNHPGLIASHDISMFTICYTTVKDFMSMRQYMGSDYINSIPKMLGLSDRQSLEAAGIIQVQQQPYLNLKGTNVLIGFVDTGIDYTQKVFQYKDGTSKIRYIYDQTIPGTPPAGFPMGTEYTAEQINAALNSDNPHQIVPHQDTSGHGTFLASVAAGLPIGNEFTGAAPDSEIIMVKLKKAYPYYLENFCVPPNQENAFESSSVMLGIEYILEKAKILNRPVVICIGLGSNSDSHDGSGIIEEYLYSVSNVPGVCVCISVGNESQARHHYSRQLDNEGDTENIDIKVGENAGNIFMIISNIISDRISVSVRSPSGELVSRVPAQAGYKSTTSLVLEPSVVSVSYYFPLEGSGDQVTVVKIFDATPGIWTITAYGDIIINGNINAWLPLTGFVSPNVEFLSSNPYNTITSPANAPGCVSIGAYNSIRDSLYSDSSWSSTRLSLDLPDFVAPGYHVGVFIPQVMERWMALVLLLPLPRVHAL; encoded by the coding sequence TAAAGATGTAGTTGACTTTATGATAAGAAAAGGCTGCTATTATGAATCTTTTATACTAAATCATCCTGGATTAATTGCCAGTCACGATATTAGCATGTTTACCATCTGTTATACAACTGTAAAAGACTTTATGTCTATGCGCCAATACATGGGCTCCGACTATATAAACAGTATTCCTAAAATGCTGGGACTTTCTGACCGGCAAAGCCTGGAAGCTGCTGGCATTATCCAGGTTCAGCAGCAACCTTATCTGAATCTTAAAGGAACCAACGTACTGATTGGTTTTGTGGATACGGGTATTGATTATACTCAAAAGGTTTTTCAGTATAAAGATGGAACCAGTAAAATCAGATATATATATGACCAGACCATTCCCGGGACCCCTCCTGCTGGATTTCCCATGGGTACCGAATATACTGCGGAACAAATCAATGCAGCTTTAAACTCTGATAACCCTCACCAGATTGTTCCCCATCAGGACACATCGGGCCATGGTACTTTTTTGGCCTCTGTAGCTGCGGGACTGCCAATTGGCAATGAATTTACAGGTGCCGCCCCAGATTCAGAAATTATTATGGTTAAGCTGAAAAAAGCATATCCCTATTACCTTGAAAATTTTTGTGTCCCTCCAAATCAGGAAAATGCTTTTGAGTCCTCTTCTGTTATGCTTGGCATTGAATATATTCTGGAAAAAGCAAAAATACTGAACCGTCCTGTAGTCATATGTATAGGCCTTGGTTCAAATTCTGACAGCCATGATGGTTCAGGAATTATAGAAGAATATTTATACAGTGTCTCTAACGTTCCTGGTGTTTGTGTATGCATCTCTGTAGGCAATGAAAGTCAGGCCAGACATCATTACTCACGACAGCTTGACAATGAAGGGGACACAGAAAACATAGACATAAAGGTAGGGGAAAATGCCGGAAATATATTTATGATTATCTCCAATATTATAAGCGACCGGATTTCAGTATCTGTCCGTTCACCCTCAGGTGAGCTGGTAAGCCGTGTCCCTGCTCAGGCAGGATACAAGTCCACCACCAGCCTTGTTCTGGAGCCTTCTGTTGTCAGTGTTTCTTATTATTTTCCATTGGAAGGCAGTGGGGATCAAGTAACTGTGGTAAAAATATTTGATGCGACTCCGGGTATATGGACGATTACAGCTTATGGAGATATTATTATCAATGGTAACATTAATGCATGGCTTCCTTTAACAGGATTTGTGTCACCCAATGTAGAGTTTTTATCCTCTAATCCTTATAACACCATTACATCTCCTGCCAATGCACCAGGATGTGTCAGTATTGGTGCCTATAACAGCATTCGTGACAGTCTGTACTCTGATTCTTCCTGGAGTTCTACCAGACTTTCCCTGGATTTACCAGATTTCGTAGCTCCAGGTTACCATGTGGGGGTTTTTATCCCACAGGTTATGGAACGATGGATGGCACTAGTATTGCTACTGCCATTACCTCGGGTGCATGCGCTCTGA